Proteins encoded together in one Candidatus Spechtbacterales bacterium window:
- a CDS encoding bifunctional phosphoglucose/phosphomannose isomerase → MNEKNIDSYNMRQIILDFPRQFPVGYGAVGDAGKEFTSKEFKNIIIAGMGGSALAGEVLTLLSGALKLQLPVFIHRDYGLSSMANKNSLIVTLSYSGNTEETLSVYQAAKEKGITLAVITSDGSLKQMAKKDKKPLAIVPEGIPPRLAIGYQFSALLAILSNVGIIEPKEDVVQKISSELKSAEVMSLAKELVGEIKEKTPIIYSSKANSPLAYIMKIQINENAKRHAFYNSFPELNHNEILGYENSNPDNFFVFMLRDKNDHPKNQRRMEITARLLEKRKYKVKFIDIEGENMYNRAFNAILFGTWLSYYLAIQDSIDPTPVTLIKEIKRSLS, encoded by the coding sequence ATGAATGAAAAAAATATAGACTCGTATAATATGAGGCAAATAATACTGGACTTTCCCAGGCAGTTCCCCGTCGGGTACGGTGCAGTTGGTGATGCGGGAAAAGAATTTACAAGCAAAGAGTTTAAAAACATAATTATCGCGGGAATGGGAGGGTCAGCGCTTGCGGGGGAGGTTTTAACACTTCTTTCAGGAGCATTAAAACTTCAACTACCTGTGTTTATACATCGAGATTACGGATTAAGCTCTATGGCAAACAAAAACAGTCTTATTGTAACCCTATCCTACTCAGGTAATACAGAGGAAACTCTTTCCGTGTATCAGGCAGCCAAAGAAAAGGGTATAACGCTTGCGGTTATTACAAGCGATGGAAGTCTTAAGCAGATGGCCAAAAAAGACAAAAAACCTTTAGCAATTGTGCCCGAGGGTATCCCCCCTCGCCTCGCAATTGGATATCAATTTTCTGCTCTTTTGGCTATACTTTCAAATGTGGGGATAATTGAACCAAAAGAAGATGTGGTGCAAAAAATATCCTCTGAGTTGAAATCCGCTGAAGTAATGAGTCTCGCAAAAGAATTGGTGGGTGAGATAAAAGAAAAAACTCCCATAATATACTCATCCAAGGCAAATAGTCCCCTTGCATACATAATGAAGATACAGATAAACGAGAACGCGAAAAGACACGCTTTTTATAACTCGTTTCCGGAACTTAATCACAATGAAATACTGGGATACGAAAACTCAAACCCCGACAACTTCTTTGTCTTTATGTTGCGGGATAAAAACGACCACCCGAAAAATCAAAGAAGAATGGAAATAACAGCCAGACTGCTTGAAAAAAGAAAGTACAAAGTTAAATTTATTGACATTGAGGGTGAAAATATGTATAATAGAGCTTTCAATGCCATACTTTTTGGCACTTGGCTCTCATATTATTTAGCTATACAAGATAGTATAGACCCCACTCCTGTTACCCTGATAAAAGAAATTAAACGCTCGCTCAGTTAA
- a CDS encoding ribonuclease J has protein sequence MNAQQNTQRRSPRPPAMQADSSAHISTSRDPQAQKTSTAPESVVKIIPIGGLEEVGRNMAAIEYQNKVLIIDVGLQFPEEDMPGIDYIIPNISYFTENKEKEIVGVIITHGHLDHFGAIPHIIPKLGNPPMFATKLTKALILKRQTDHPESGPIEVTEFTKDDVLKLHPFEIEFFHVNHNVPDSVGLVIKTPEGNIMHTGDFKFDHSPVGEEPADIGRIVQLASRGIDVLMCDSTNSETPGYTLSESEVQRNLEEIVKAAPGRVIAATFGSLTSRVQELINIAEKHDRYVVLDGYTMRTNYEIAKELGYIKSPRGRVVSMKEIKKYPPEKIIVICTGAQGEGEAVLMRIANKEHQHIQLQKGDSVIFSSSIVPGNERAVQGLKDLLMSQGAKIFHSQLMDIHASGHASAEDLKLMFNLVKPTYLIPIHGHRYMRQTEADLAESVGIPQENSMVIENGRVVTLSKKDGLQVTKERVPTSYVMVDGLGIGDVGQVVLRDRQALSQDGMLVVIAVVDSEKGKVRGNPDIISRGFVYLRESKPLLMDVRKKTKAIVEHAASEGGTTNWDYVKENIRDQLGKLLFQKTKRRPMILPVIIHT, from the coding sequence ATGAATGCACAACAAAACACACAAAGAAGGTCTCCGCGTCCGCCTGCTATGCAGGCAGATTCGTCTGCGCACATATCAACAAGTAGAGACCCTCAAGCGCAAAAAACAAGTACAGCACCAGAATCAGTTGTAAAAATAATACCTATAGGCGGTCTTGAAGAAGTGGGTCGCAACATGGCGGCTATTGAATACCAAAACAAGGTATTAATAATTGATGTGGGTTTGCAGTTTCCGGAAGAAGATATGCCGGGAATTGATTACATAATACCCAACATCTCATACTTTACCGAAAATAAAGAAAAGGAAATTGTGGGAGTGATAATAACCCACGGGCACCTGGACCATTTTGGAGCCATCCCGCACATAATACCCAAACTGGGAAACCCTCCTATGTTTGCCACGAAGCTAACAAAAGCTTTAATACTAAAAAGACAAACAGACCATCCTGAATCAGGTCCCATTGAAGTAACTGAGTTCACCAAAGACGACGTTTTAAAACTACACCCTTTTGAAATAGAATTTTTCCATGTAAATCACAATGTTCCCGATAGTGTGGGTCTTGTAATAAAGACGCCCGAGGGAAACATTATGCATACGGGTGATTTCAAGTTTGACCACTCCCCCGTAGGGGAAGAACCGGCTGACATAGGAAGAATAGTACAGCTTGCATCCCGGGGCATAGATGTTTTAATGTGCGACTCAACTAACTCGGAAACTCCCGGATACACACTAAGCGAAAGTGAGGTTCAAAGAAACCTTGAAGAGATAGTAAAAGCAGCGCCTGGAAGAGTAATTGCAGCAACTTTCGGCTCTCTTACAAGCCGCGTGCAGGAACTTATAAACATAGCCGAAAAACATGACCGATATGTTGTATTAGACGGTTATACAATGCGGACAAACTACGAGATAGCAAAAGAGTTAGGATATATAAAATCACCGAGAGGCAGGGTCGTATCCATGAAAGAGATAAAAAAATACCCTCCAGAGAAGATTATAGTTATATGTACGGGAGCCCAAGGAGAGGGAGAAGCCGTGCTTATGCGAATTGCGAATAAAGAACACCAGCACATACAGTTGCAGAAAGGAGATTCTGTTATATTCAGTTCTTCAATAGTTCCCGGAAACGAACGTGCTGTACAAGGGTTAAAAGACTTACTAATGAGTCAGGGAGCTAAAATTTTCCATTCACAACTTATGGATATACACGCTTCCGGACACGCCTCAGCGGAGGACTTAAAGCTTATGTTTAACCTTGTAAAGCCTACATATTTGATACCCATACATGGACACAGATATATGCGCCAGACCGAGGCAGACCTGGCTGAAAGCGTGGGTATACCTCAGGAAAACTCTATGGTTATTGAAAACGGGCGGGTTGTTACATTAAGTAAAAAAGATGGTTTGCAGGTAACAAAGGAGCGTGTGCCGACATCTTACGTTATGGTTGACGGACTCGGCATTGGAGACGTCGGACAGGTAGTCTTGCGGGACAGACAAGCACTCAGCCAGGATGGAATGCTTGTTGTTATAGCTGTTGTCGATTCAGAAAAAGGCAAGGTGCGGGGAAATCCCGATATAATATCAAGAGGGTTTGTGTACCTTAGAGAATCAAAACCTCTGTTAATGGATGTGCGCAAAAAAACCAAGGCAATAGTAGAGCACGCGGCAAGCGAGGGTGGCACCACAAACTGGGATTACGTAAAAGAAAACATACGCGATCAGCTGGGAAAACTACTTTTCCAAAAGACAAAGAGAAGGCCGATGATACTACCTGTTATCATACATACCTAA
- a CDS encoding ABC transporter substrate-binding protein, which yields MFKRKENRLLAKEGAKKEKETVKFSQRIHDGYVSLVSFGKGVFHRFKPQEKYFAGIAALIIISSLFAIGVQVYITKTSSVPAFGGEYREAVIGVPRFINPVLASTNDVDRDLVHLVYSSLVRYDKNGGIVPDLAEEYTISEDGKQYRFTLKNNLRWEDGTPLTVDDILYTIGLIQNPQYSSPLFQSWQGVQVFSEDSRTVIFELSSPYPAFIENVTLGILPKHIWQDVDEKNFVLTDLNLKPIGSGLYKVEKFTKDNAGFISSYTLVRNERYYNQKPFINKITFKFFSSETDTVKAYNAKSVDGISFISSGVITEMEDKEAFNMHEFKMPRYFSIFINKEKNEALQDLKVRQALSYATNRKQIIDGVLLGYAQEVGTPIPPNLTSYYNESAEFLDYNPEKARELLREAGWEDNNEDGILEKSTGEEDAEVQELSLTLVTAQRPELEQVAQLLQEQWRQVGINLNFKTEELGELQQSTIRSRNYELLMFGEILGTIPDPFSFWHSSQKNDPGLNLANYDNREIDKLLEEARQETNKEARIEKLNEFQLKVTADVPAIFLYDPAYLYPIQKSIRGIEPVFMVDSSWRFADIQNWYIATKRVF from the coding sequence ATGTTTAAAAGAAAGGAAAATAGACTACTTGCTAAGGAAGGGGCTAAAAAAGAAAAGGAAACCGTAAAATTTAGCCAGCGAATACATGATGGATATGTATCGCTGGTTTCTTTTGGTAAAGGAGTGTTCCACAGATTCAAACCTCAGGAAAAATATTTTGCGGGCATCGCCGCGCTTATTATTATAAGCTCTCTTTTTGCCATAGGTGTACAGGTGTACATAACAAAAACAAGCTCTGTTCCAGCCTTTGGCGGAGAATACAGAGAGGCAGTTATCGGTGTTCCGCGTTTTATAAATCCCGTACTTGCGTCTACTAACGATGTAGATAGAGATTTGGTCCACCTTGTTTACTCATCTTTGGTGCGCTACGACAAAAATGGGGGTATAGTTCCCGATCTTGCAGAAGAATACACAATATCAGAAGACGGAAAACAGTATCGCTTTACTCTAAAAAACAACCTAAGGTGGGAGGATGGAACTCCCCTCACCGTCGATGATATTTTATACACGATAGGGCTCATACAAAATCCGCAGTACTCAAGTCCGCTGTTTCAAAGCTGGCAGGGTGTCCAGGTATTTAGCGAAGATAGCAGAACAGTAATTTTTGAACTATCCTCTCCTTATCCGGCATTTATAGAAAATGTCACCTTAGGAATCCTTCCAAAACACATATGGCAGGATGTAGATGAAAAAAATTTTGTTTTAACAGATTTGAATTTAAAACCCATAGGTTCGGGGCTATACAAAGTTGAAAAATTCACAAAAGACAACGCGGGTTTTATATCCTCTTACACGCTTGTGCGCAACGAAAGATATTACAACCAAAAACCGTTTATAAATAAGATTACTTTTAAATTTTTCTCATCAGAAACAGACACGGTAAAAGCTTATAACGCCAAGAGTGTAGACGGAATATCTTTCATTTCTTCAGGGGTAATAACCGAAATGGAAGACAAAGAAGCCTTCAATATGCATGAATTTAAAATGCCAAGATATTTTTCCATATTCATTAACAAGGAAAAAAACGAGGCCTTGCAAGACCTAAAGGTGCGCCAGGCTTTAAGTTACGCCACCAACAGAAAACAAATAATAGACGGCGTTCTTTTAGGTTACGCGCAAGAGGTGGGAACCCCCATACCTCCCAACTTAACTTCATACTACAATGAAAGCGCTGAATTTTTAGACTACAATCCGGAAAAAGCGCGAGAACTTCTTAGAGAAGCGGGGTGGGAGGACAACAACGAAGATGGTATTTTAGAAAAAAGTACAGGGGAAGAAGATGCCGAAGTGCAGGAATTATCCTTAACCCTTGTAACAGCGCAGCGTCCCGAACTTGAGCAGGTTGCGCAACTACTACAAGAGCAGTGGAGGCAAGTTGGAATCAACTTAAATTTTAAAACAGAAGAGTTGGGAGAACTTCAACAAAGCACAATACGTTCGCGCAACTATGAGCTACTCATGTTTGGAGAGATTCTCGGAACCATACCGGATCCCTTCAGTTTCTGGCATTCTTCACAAAAAAATGACCCGGGACTTAATCTTGCAAATTATGATAATAGGGAAATAGATAAGCTGCTTGAAGAGGCGCGGCAAGAGACAAACAAAGAGGCACGCATTGAAAAGCTTAACGAATTTCAGCTCAAGGTAACGGCGGATGTGCCTGCAATATTCCTGTATGACCCCGCATATCTTTACCCTATACAAAAAAGCATACGAGGAATTGAACCTGTCTTTATGGTTGACAGCTCGTGGCGATTCGCAGACATACAAAACTGGTATATAGCAACTAAGAGAGTATTTTAA
- a CDS encoding VIT1/CCC1 transporter family protein, producing the protein MIGKINNLAENYLKDAVYAASDGIVTTFAIVAGVVGASLSPVVVLILGFANVLADGISMAAGNYLGTKSESDQYESELSKEERVFDTSTEDAKKEVKEIFSGKGYSAQDAETITPLIIKNKKFFLDFIIFERRGLSITTNSDAVKASIVTLVAFIIAGTIPLLPFVIFYDSVITNQFLYASIFAGGAMFLVGSARTMYSDKKWWAGGFEMLLVAGLAAVVAYFVGDFLSGFIN; encoded by the coding sequence ATGATAGGAAAAATAAATAATTTGGCAGAAAATTATCTTAAAGATGCGGTGTATGCCGCAAGCGATGGTATTGTTACAACTTTTGCTATTGTTGCGGGAGTTGTGGGAGCTTCACTGAGCCCTGTTGTTGTTTTGATATTAGGATTTGCAAATGTTTTGGCTGACGGTATTTCTATGGCGGCGGGAAATTATTTGGGAACTAAATCTGAAAGCGACCAGTATGAAAGCGAGTTGTCCAAAGAAGAAAGAGTGTTTGATACGTCCACCGAAGATGCAAAAAAAGAAGTAAAGGAAATTTTTAGCGGAAAGGGGTATAGCGCGCAAGACGCCGAAACAATAACACCTCTTATTATAAAAAATAAAAAATTCTTTTTAGATTTTATAATTTTTGAAAGAAGGGGCTTATCTATTACAACAAACTCAGACGCGGTTAAGGCATCTATTGTGACACTTGTAGCTTTTATAATAGCAGGAACTATCCCGCTTTTGCCTTTTGTTATTTTTTATGACAGCGTTATAACAAATCAATTTTTGTACGCGAGCATATTTGCGGGCGGAGCCATGTTTTTAGTTGGTAGCGCGCGAACTATGTATTCAGATAAAAAGTGGTGGGCAGGAGGATTTGAGATGTTGCTGGTTGCAGGTCTTGCCGCTGTGGTTGCCTATTTTGTGGGTGATTTTCTTTCGGGGTTTATTAATTAA
- a CDS encoding GIY-YIG nuclease family protein translates to MSAMNKNVSIEKIKELPQKPGVYFLKNKNGDVFYIGKAINIKSRVQNHKNNSDLFKPEKIHTVEWVETVNEIEALLKESEYIKKLNPKMNIRLRDDKKYFYVGITGEDLPRIFITHQPLNKKQGTRIQETNKSQITNSKQKAKSQKLKAITYLGPYTDGGALKLTLKYLRRLFPYYTTNPKRPLSAKKHGKLLCSYCHLGLCPGPEPKKSEYLKSIKVMKQILKGRKKSVISALKKEMKENSRLEKFEKAAELRNIAQSVENIFSHNTVLPWNEEVSSKRTDMGTAEYLANLVGSKKPIHSIEGYDISNIQGKEPTASMVRFQNGKPEKNLYRKFNIKSPDEPNDYLMMREVVRRRLKNNWPLPDLMLIDGGRGQLNSVLVELRSAKVNIHAVSLAKREEELYLPKQVKPIPLNTMPSEVENLLRYARDEAHRFAVSHHRQRHRKKFQ, encoded by the coding sequence ATGTCCGCAATGAACAAAAATGTATCGATAGAGAAGATAAAAGAACTCCCCCAAAAACCAGGCGTGTATTTTTTAAAAAATAAAAACGGGGATGTTTTTTACATTGGAAAAGCAATAAACATAAAAAGCAGGGTGCAAAACCATAAAAACAACAGTGACCTTTTTAAACCTGAAAAAATACATACTGTTGAGTGGGTGGAAACTGTAAACGAGATAGAAGCGCTCTTAAAAGAGTCTGAGTACATAAAAAAACTTAACCCAAAAATGAACATCCGCCTGCGAGATGATAAAAAATATTTTTATGTAGGAATTACCGGCGAAGATTTGCCGCGGATATTTATTACCCACCAACCACTCAACAAGAAACAAGGTACAAGGATACAAGAAACAAACAAATCTCAAATTACAAATTCCAAACAAAAAGCTAAAAGCCAAAAGCTAAAAGCTATAACCTACTTAGGTCCCTATACTGACGGAGGGGCTTTAAAGTTGACCCTCAAATACCTAAGAAGGCTTTTTCCTTACTACACAACAAATCCAAAACGGCCTCTTTCCGCTAAAAAACATGGCAAGCTCCTCTGTTCTTACTGCCATCTCGGATTATGTCCGGGTCCGGAACCTAAAAAAAGCGAGTACCTAAAAAGTATCAAAGTAATGAAGCAAATCCTTAAGGGCAGAAAAAAGAGCGTAATAAGCGCCCTCAAAAAAGAGATGAAAGAAAACTCCAGACTGGAGAAATTTGAAAAAGCGGCCGAACTTCGCAATATTGCTCAATCCGTTGAAAATATCTTTTCTCACAACACAGTCCTGCCATGGAATGAAGAAGTCAGTAGCAAGCGAACAGATATGGGAACTGCCGAATATCTTGCAAATCTTGTTGGATCAAAAAAACCAATACACTCCATTGAGGGTTACGACATATCAAATATTCAGGGAAAAGAACCCACAGCATCAATGGTGCGATTTCAAAACGGAAAGCCGGAAAAAAACTTATACAGAAAATTCAATATCAAATCTCCGGATGAACCCAACGACTACCTAATGATGCGCGAAGTTGTCAGGCGACGATTAAAAAACAACTGGCCCCTTCCGGACCTCATGCTTATTGACGGCGGTCGCGGACAATTAAATTCAGTTCTTGTTGAACTTCGCAGTGCAAAAGTTAACATACATGCGGTATCTCTTGCTAAGCGCGAGGAGGAGTTATACCTGCCCAAACAAGTAAAACCCATTCCCCTAAATACAATGCCCAGTGAAGTTGAAAACCTTTTGCGCTATGCCCGGGATGAAGCGCACAGATTTGCTGTAAGCCACCACCGCCAAAGACACAGAAAAAAATTCCAATAA
- the secG gene encoding preprotein translocase subunit SecG, protein MDLKNILLIAQVIISIALMTTILLQRRGASLGATFGGGGGGGYYQKRGAEKLLFNASIVLSMLFIGIAFVILVIS, encoded by the coding sequence ATGGATTTAAAAAACATTCTTCTAATTGCGCAGGTAATAATATCTATCGCGCTAATGACAACAATACTACTCCAAAGAAGAGGCGCAAGCCTTGGGGCTACCTTTGGAGGTGGCGGCGGAGGAGGATACTACCAAAAAAGAGGGGCAGAAAAACTGCTTTTTAATGCGAGTATCGTGCTTTCTATGCTATTTATAGGAATAGCTTTTGTAATACTTGTGATCTCATAG
- a CDS encoding phage holin family protein, which yields MLFTSVLKIVVNAFAIYLASLLLDGVQLNIPNESQWQYYAIFALIGFVIWFGNTVIKPVLKVLTFPLILVTFGLFNVVLNMLILWGADLLLPQLEITGFLTLLWASLIVSFINGLLFFI from the coding sequence ATGTTGTTTACTTCAGTGCTAAAAATAGTTGTTAACGCGTTTGCCATATACTTGGCATCTTTGCTTTTAGACGGCGTACAACTAAATATACCGAACGAATCACAGTGGCAGTATTACGCTATCTTCGCTTTAATTGGTTTTGTAATATGGTTTGGCAATACAGTAATAAAGCCGGTTCTTAAAGTATTGACTTTTCCGCTCATTCTTGTAACATTCGGTTTGTTCAATGTTGTGCTTAACATGCTTATTTTGTGGGGTGCAGACCTACTGCTTCCTCAATTAGAAATAACAGGATTTCTAACTCTGTTGTGGGCATCATTAATAGTTTCATTTATTAACGGCTTACTATTTTTTATATAG
- the uvrA gene encoding excinuclease ABC subunit UvrA has protein sequence MTNKLKIKGAKTHNLKNIDIDVPKNSLVVFTGVSGSGKSSLVFDTIYSEGQRRYVESLSSYARQFLGVMDKPEVDSIEGISPAIAIDQKTVSKNPRSTVGTITEIYDYLRLLFAHIGKPYCPNCNILIEASSPQEISETVKKLKGEVVILAPLVSGKKGEHKAILEEVGSAGFVRARVDGTIMAFAEALGKELDPKKKHSIDVVVDKLEIEKELDKIRLLDSIETALKIGKGQLIVLHKNTQVQPVYDEHVFSEKFACPKCGFSMREVEPRTFSFNSPYGACPECSGLGTKMEVDPELVVPNKNLTLDEGAIRPWMMASHRVGRQGWYWTILHRMSQKYGFSMSVRIKDLPKSALDIVLYGDENLEGVIPNLERRHKETESEHTRAEIEKYMNIRNCPACQGKRLKKEALSVKIAGKNIYDVVSYHINDAHVFFSELPNSKDFNSAEKKIMEPVVKEVVNRLNFLRRVGLHYLTLSRQAGTLSGGEAQRIQLATQLGSHLAGVLYILDEPSIGLHARDQKRLIDTMKELRDLGSSVLVVEHDTLTIKEADYIIDIGPGAGKHGGEVVFEGTYNQLLKSKSLTGEYMNGKRRVGERMPMSNVKAQIPKNKSNAQKYLTVKGVRHNNLKNIDVKIPLGKLVAITGVSGSGKSSLVNDVMAKVLRREFHGAHTMPGEHKSIIGLHNLDKAIVIDQSPIGRTPRSNPATYTNVFTPVRELFAGLPESRARGYKPGRFSFNVKGGRCSRCRGGGVTKVEMFFMSDIYVECETCGGKRYNKEVLEIKYKGKDIHDVLEMTVDEAREFFENIPYVRNKLDVLAQVGLGYIHLGQPAPQLSGGEAQRVKLATELARRGTGQTLYILDEPTTGLHPDDVNKLLSVLKDLVTTGNSVLVIEHNLDIVKNADHLIDLGPEGGDEGGYVVAQGTPQEVSKIKNSYTGQYLRKVLNQ, from the coding sequence ATGACCAATAAACTAAAAATAAAGGGCGCTAAAACCCACAATTTAAAGAATATAGATATTGATGTTCCCAAGAATAGTCTTGTGGTTTTTACGGGTGTAAGCGGTTCAGGTAAAAGCTCACTTGTTTTTGACACCATATATTCGGAAGGCCAAAGACGTTATGTAGAATCACTTTCAAGTTACGCCAGGCAGTTTTTGGGTGTCATGGATAAGCCGGAAGTGGACAGCATTGAGGGTATTTCTCCCGCAATCGCGATAGACCAAAAGACGGTTTCCAAAAATCCACGTTCAACGGTGGGCACGATAACAGAAATATACGATTATTTACGGCTCTTGTTTGCGCATATTGGAAAGCCGTATTGTCCTAATTGTAATATTTTAATTGAGGCATCCAGTCCACAGGAAATATCGGAAACAGTTAAAAAACTGAAGGGCGAAGTTGTGATTTTAGCACCTCTTGTTTCAGGAAAGAAGGGTGAGCATAAGGCAATTTTAGAAGAGGTTGGAAGTGCGGGTTTTGTGCGTGCGCGGGTTGACGGCACTATCATGGCGTTCGCAGAAGCATTGGGGAAAGAATTGGATCCTAAGAAAAAGCACTCAATAGATGTTGTTGTAGATAAGTTGGAAATAGAAAAGGAGCTTGATAAAATACGGCTTTTAGATTCCATAGAAACGGCCTTAAAGATAGGAAAGGGACAGCTAATAGTTTTACATAAAAATACACAGGTTCAACCTGTGTATGACGAGCATGTTTTTTCTGAAAAGTTTGCTTGTCCTAAGTGCGGGTTTAGCATGCGCGAGGTAGAACCGCGCACTTTTTCATTTAATAGTCCTTACGGCGCTTGCCCCGAGTGTTCGGGCCTCGGTACAAAGATGGAAGTTGACCCTGAGCTTGTTGTGCCGAATAAAAACTTAACACTGGATGAGGGAGCTATACGTCCTTGGATGATGGCTTCGCATAGGGTTGGCCGCCAGGGATGGTATTGGACGATACTCCACAGGATGAGTCAAAAGTATGGTTTTTCAATGAGTGTGAGGATAAAAGATTTGCCTAAGTCAGCTTTGGATATTGTACTTTACGGAGATGAAAACCTGGAAGGCGTAATACCTAATTTGGAACGCAGGCACAAGGAGACTGAGAGTGAGCACACTCGCGCGGAGATAGAAAAATATATGAATATTCGCAACTGTCCCGCTTGTCAGGGTAAGCGTCTTAAAAAAGAAGCCCTGTCTGTAAAAATAGCAGGTAAAAACATTTACGATGTTGTAAGCTACCACATTAATGACGCGCACGTCTTTTTTTCTGAATTGCCTAACAGTAAAGATTTTAATAGCGCGGAAAAAAAGATAATGGAGCCGGTAGTTAAAGAGGTAGTCAACAGGCTTAATTTTTTGCGTAGAGTAGGGTTGCACTACCTAACTTTGTCCCGTCAGGCCGGAACTTTGTCCGGGGGAGAGGCGCAGCGCATTCAACTTGCGACACAACTGGGTTCACATCTTGCCGGGGTCTTGTATATTTTGGACGAACCCTCAATCGGTCTTCACGCACGGGACCAAAAGCGCCTTATAGATACCATGAAGGAGTTGCGGGATTTGGGTAGCAGTGTTTTGGTCGTAGAACACGACACGCTAACCATAAAAGAAGCAGACTATATTATAGATATTGGTCCGGGTGCGGGAAAACACGGGGGAGAGGTTGTTTTTGAGGGAACTTATAATCAACTCCTTAAATCTAAATCGCTGACGGGGGAATATATGAATGGCAAACGCCGTGTAGGCGAACGTATGCCAATGTCAAATGTCAAAGCTCAAATTCCAAAAAATAAAAGTAATGCGCAAAAATATCTAACCGTTAAGGGAGTAAGGCACAATAATTTAAAAAACATTGATGTGAAAATTCCGCTCGGCAAACTTGTTGCAATAACAGGTGTTTCGGGTTCGGGCAAGAGTTCGCTTGTAAATGATGTTATGGCAAAAGTATTAAGGCGAGAGTTTCACGGCGCGCACACCATGCCCGGCGAGCATAAAAGCATCATCGGTTTGCATAATCTGGATAAAGCTATTGTAATTGATCAGTCGCCCATAGGCAGAACGCCTCGCAGTAATCCCGCAACCTATACAAATGTGTTTACTCCGGTTCGTGAACTTTTTGCGGGGCTTCCTGAATCGCGGGCACGTGGATATAAGCCTGGTCGTTTTAGCTTTAATGTAAAAGGTGGCAGGTGTTCGCGTTGCAGGGGTGGGGGAGTAACAAAGGTAGAAATGTTTTTTATGAGCGATATTTATGTGGAGTGTGAAACATGCGGAGGGAAAAGATATAACAAAGAAGTTTTGGAAATAAAATACAAAGGAAAAGATATTCACGATGTTTTGGAGATGACAGTAGATGAAGCCCGCGAGTTTTTTGAAAACATACCCTATGTTCGTAACAAGCTGGATGTTTTGGCTCAGGTAGGACTTGGGTATATTCATTTAGGCCAGCCCGCGCCACAGCTCTCCGGAGGGGAGGCGCAAAGGGTAAAGCTTGCGACAGAGCTTGCGCGCAGGGGAACGGGACAAACTCTGTATATTTTGGACGAGCCCACAACAGGACTGCATCCCGATGATGTAAATAAACTTTTAAGCGTACTTAAAGATCTTGTTACAACAGGAAATTCAGTTTTGGTTATAGAGCACAATCTGGATATTGTGAAAAACGCCGACCATTTGATTGATTTAGGACCGGAAGGAGGTGATGAGGGCGGGTATGTCGTAGCGCAAGGCACACCGCAAGAAGTTAGCAAAATTAAAAATAGTTACACTGGTCAATACCTCCGAAAGGTCCTAAATCAATAG